The nucleotide sequence CGCGGTTATGGCTGGGTGAGGTGGTGTTGGTAGGCGTAGCGGACGGCTTGGGCGCGGTCGGCGGCGCCGATTTTGGCGTAGATGTGGTTGATGCGGGTTTTGATGGTGGTTTCGCTGACGAAGAGTTGTCGGGCGATTTCGGTGTTGGAGTGTCCGGCGGCGAGTTGCGTGAGGACTTCGGTTTCGCGGGTGGTGAGCCCGTCTGGTGGTGCTGACGGTGGCGTGTCCGGGTGGTGCGCGGTCGCGGCGAGCAGGCGGGCGTGGATGGTGGGGTCGAGGACGGCTTGTCCGGCGGCGGCGGTGCGGATGGCTTGGGCGATGTGGTCGCGGCCGGCGTCTTTGGT is from Amycolatopsis mediterranei and encodes:
- a CDS encoding response regulator translates to MTTPDHPTLRVVVADDQAAVREGLVTLLDLLPDIAVVGAAADGDHALTLVEQHAPDVVLMDLRMPGVDGIEATRRIHDHHPATKIVVLTTYSDDTSILDALRAGALGYLTKDAGRDHIAQAIRTAAAGQAVLDPTIHARLLAATAHHPDTPPSAPPDGLTTRETEVLTQLAAGHSNTEIARQLFVSETTIKTRINHIYAKIGAADRAQAVRYAYQHHLTQP